Genomic DNA from Corylus avellana chromosome ca4, CavTom2PMs-1.0:
ATATGCATGGCTAATAGCATAAATTTCGAGTAAAAGCAAGCGTCATATATATGTCAGCCTTATATATACAGTTGTATAAATAAATTGTAGATAGTGATGAAACAAAACTATAAAACGAACCGACAGAGTCTCTTTCTGGGACTCGAAAGGATTGCTGGTGAAGTGTTCGAGACAAGGCGAGGTGGGGTTGAAACAGCAATAATGCCAAAAGACATGCGATGAGTAATTAAAATGAAANNNNNNNNNNNNNNNNNNNNNNNNNNNNNNNNNNNNNNNNNNNNNNNNNNNNNNNNNNNNNNNNNNNNNNNNNNNNNNNNNNNNNNNNNNNNNNNNNNNNAACAAACCGTGCTAGAGATTCCCATGGGATTTTCCTTGGAGAATCATTGTcgcccactttttttttttcttaagagaaaagagaagaaaaagatgaaggaaTCTTTGTCGCCTTGATGTCTCAAAACGTCGCCTGTACGATGACATGGAAGATAAGTTTTGGCAGACTAAGCTTACACTTGGATCAAGTATAGACTCACCTACTCTACATAAAGATTCTTGCAAGCTGCAAAGGCGCTACTAGTTCATATACGATGGCTTAACACACTTTATCCTCTTCTCTTTGTTGATACCGTAATTAAAGCTTTAACTAACAACTTTCCTTGATGCTGCCCAAACTAGGGTTAGCAAGCAATCAACAATCGGCGCGGGacgaaattataaatttaactttaaaggAATCAAATtgtagttaatatatatataggggccaaagtaaaaaaaaaaaaaaaaaaaacactttatttattttatgtttttaaaacaaatttaaaggcttaaaaaccttttttaaaaaaaattttattttgaagggGGTTGACCCCTCTCGTCCCGTCCTGCCTACTTTAGGAGTAAAGCAGTAGTACAAGTGGGGATGAaaagacggttagcggttagtggctaaaaccgctaaccgctaagcAATTAACCGcccagttagcggttagcagaTAAATGACCTTCTTGCTTTCAACAAAGCTTGCAAACAAATTGATCaagctttttagcaaaaaaaccagagacccaaaaaaaaaccaatcttTTAAAGCTTTTTCAATAGATTaatcagcaaaaaaaaaatcgtgcTTGAGAAATGGAACAAGGTATCTCACTATCTCGAATTCATGCTAAAGTTCGAGGAAGAGTGGCGATGAGGCTGCGTCAGCGTgaaatcaaaagagaaatgctCGAGTTCAAGGGAGAGTGGAGATGAAGGCTGCGTCGGCATGAAACTGAAAGAGAAGGAGGCATCTCAGTGAGAAGAAGGAGGCTGCGTCGAAGAGAAATAATAAGTTTTCCTAATAATATGACCTAGGATGACTGAAACGACGTTGTTTCaagttaataaatatatatataataataataataataataataataataatatattatatttataataaaaatatatatattatattttaaacaagcggttagcggttagtggttaatgtggttagcggttataaggCAGTTAATAAAAACCGTCTTTTCACCTCTAAGTTCAGCACAATTTACATTAAAGTGATTAATATAAAGTTAGATaactacttattttaaaaacttaaactaataaaacaatattaatttaattatttaattaatactttaatacaaTCTACTATTGCAATCTCTAATCACCGAATACCTTGTAAAATTATAGTCGACAAGCTTGGGCAAGGCTCCCCGTTGAAGAAGGAATTTTCTTCACAAATATGAGCTACCATTGGTATCTGCAAAGTGAGCTTAGTATTTTATTCTCTGAGGCAGTATGAATTTGGTTTGGTCAATCTTGTACTACAAATTTGTCCTTGTCATATTggattttttcattattttttttcctctctctctctctctctctctctatatatatatatatatattcggttGGTGTTTTCCTTATGTTAATTGCTTTCAAATTTTCGTAAGTATATGATGGTTGACGGGTGGCATGTATTGTATATATTGTTCCACTAgcaatatgaatttttaaagtgCCTTCCGCACTCACCACCGTGACAGGATTGGATTGGGCATCATATAGGATTAATCTATTATCTCCCTACTCActctttttcatcttcttttttttttttcctcgataAAACAATGTCTATTAGTCAGCATTGAGAACATGAGGTGGTAAACTTTGTCACGTAAACTACTCATTATTTCAAATGCTAAAGTGAATGGCACataaatttctttgatttatttattttttaacaaaaaaatatatgtaaagtaTAAAATAATGGAGAATTCAGAATAGTagaagtaaattaaaaaaaaaagatagaatttTGTGGTGATTCGGTGTTTGATATTTaggaaaaagcccaaaaagctaGATTAAACTTttattaacttgattaatttacaATAAAAATGTCTCGTAAGTATGATAAATGAAGAAGATACAAATAaggtaattaaatttttaggatttGATACAATCATTGATCCTGATGCTCAAGGAGGTACAAAGCGGGAAAGAGGGAAGAAGTGGCCCATCTGGTGCACCGGAGTAGGCACTACGGCTGACTTTTCCTAACATTTCAAGACGAAAACTTTATGTTAAGAGAAGTGGATATATATATCTTTAGTGATTGCTTGCGGCAATTCTTCAATTAAGGGCATGATGCTGTCATGCTGATTAAGATGACATATTTGACTACCAAATATCGTCTAAACCAAGATCTGTCACCATATTAATTTCTATCTTAtagttattttataatattaacgTAATAGTTCTAACCAACCCATAAGAACCGCTTTCGCTTCACCAATCGAGGGCTCGagttggccaattttttctaTAGCAGTGGCCTGAGAAAAAGAGTAATGAATTAtcatatcaaaatttattttaacaaaactaATGAGTGGAGAGATGGATTGCTCTTGGGTAGCTTTTTGAGGATTGAGTGAGTTCCAGGCATTCAAATACTCTctatatatcatttttctttcttagagcattcacattcgGTTCAAGTCATAGTGTTAAAATCACTCTCCATCCGGCTCAGCAAACTAGCCAAGAGTTAGCTATAATGCTCAACAACTCAACaatctataattttattaataaaaaaaatcatttcatcatctctcatctctctcgtaaaattacataaaaaaataataaatagtaaattttaattaaattattaaaagttgatagttaaaatactGAGTCAGATGTAGgtacttttgaaaaaattgattgctaaaatatatatatatatattagctaaatttttGCTGAGCCGAATGTAAATGCTCTTAAGGCCACCACCTAACTAGAGAGCGTTAAGAAGGGAATGCTcatagatgtttttttttttaagtcaaattaaatttaaagcATAACTGCAAAACCAAAAGGAAAGAGtgacatataatatatatatatattttgttcgtGACCTTACAATATATTAGTTTGTAGATTTGCATGCAGTTTTTCGGCCTCTGGAAGTCCAggaggggggggggaggggcTATGAGAGAGCTCCGACGAGGCCTACTTACTCCGGCAAGAATTTTCCTCGAAGTCTCTTATATGGGCGTTCTGCTCAGGCGAGAATCTCTCTTTCCGGTCTCCTATAATTTTTCCTATAGAGAATCCTCATCTACTGATACAGGACACGAGTATGCACCGAACTGTTACTGTAGCGtagaataatttaaaaaaaagaaagtgaaaaacaGTAATCCACAGCATGCCTTCCTGGCTCCTGCGCGCGATAGGTGCGCCATAAAGAAGACCCATGCCTTCACTTATTTGTTTCGTTCAACTTTTGTAGTTATGGACTTTTACTCTACAAATAAgttaataacaataataatataaaaatgtctTCCTTCCACAGTCAATTTTGGCAGTCTCTGTATACTGTAGAAAGAAAATTCTTGTGGGATTATTCGAGCAAAGAAAGCAATTGGGGTGTTTGCATTGGGATCCGGATGGTAGGGACCTCCATCCGATCCTGTAATCAATCCGTGgaataatgaaatgaaaattaagcagaaatcaatcaatcaaccaaccaaccaacccaCCTTGCCacccattaatatatataattaatccaATAATCGATCCCTCCTTATGGGCTCGTTTTATTCCACATGTTAGGATAGTGAAATGCTTGGTGACAGCATGCCGCCTCAGAATTCTTCCTCTAAATCTAGAAAATTTGAATACACTGGAAAGCAAGAAAAGGAGTGGGAATTGATTAGCATGAGAGAGATCTACTGGTGGAAGAAGTCCACCATTTGGAAGATCTTGTTAGAGACAATGGAATAACAACACAATCCCAATAGTTTTTAACTTGTCTCCAAAGCCACAAAAAGGTGGGCTCCAACAGCAACAACTGTCCATTGCAAATGCTTTtgcttaatttatatttatatttatatttatatatacctTACATTAATAAGATTAGTTGAATGAGTTGATTCACCTcaaaacatatgcttttctgGAATAAAATATAGGCTTTCCCTGCTCTAAGAAGATATGCCCAGATCTCATTAATTGAAGACCCTTATTAGTATATATGCTTACATCATTCCCCACTTCTTATATTCCTTTGTTTAGTAACCCATCTCCCTTACTAttctaagagcattctcaaaCATGGTCAAGATAGACATGTCtttggctttttttatttttatttttattttttattaatttgatcaTGAGTGTTCCTCAAGGGATAATTACAAACAAGCTTCATCAAGTGCTGACTTCTACAGGATCTCtcttcattttaattatatatttatttggagTTGCTGTAGTAGATGGGACAGGGCACCCACAGCTATTAATTTCTATGTATTtatctgtgtatatatattatattatatgataaGCTTCAATAGAGGgcaatacatatataataaatccACTGACTCATTAATTTTTCTAGTTAAAAATCATAGATATGCATTAAAGTAGGGAGATTTTTGCGCAACCTTCCTTCCAGGTGATTACATGCCCAATCTTTCTTTGACTTTTCGGTAATAATATAATAACTTTAAAAACCTCTTTATGCATggaatatttgttttaaaaagccCCAAGTGGTAGCATAATTgcatgtttttatatattttaagtgtTTATAGAACACAGTGAATCCCTCTTTGGTGGGTGAAGTTTGATGTGTATATTATATTGTATAtacaaacaataagaaaatgtttttataaaCCAATATTGCATGAAAGGGAtctgacttttctttttttcttttttctttttttttttttttttatgtcttgTTATTGGCCCTTGGTTATATATGCTTGTGCCATCCATGATTATTAAACTATACTTATGCAATGCATCGTTGGAAAGCATAGAGGAGAGGTTACTATAAAAGGAAGGAAGCCAAACTTATAATCGGTAAGTTATTTTACTACAAagtatctctctctttctctctctctctctctctctctcttctcttctcgtTTAATCAGCAATGGCAAAGGCTGAATCTAATCTCCTATCTTCCACATGGGATGGAGAAAATGGGTATTCTGCAGGTTCTTGTGCTGAGAAGAGGCTCAAATTATTTGGGTTTGAGTTGAATCCGTATAAGAATATTGATGAGAGCAACGTGAAAGTCTTTGCAGAAAGAGATGAAAGTGTAAATTCTTCATCAACAACAGTTTCATCTGGAAGCAGGGAGAAGACGAAACCTTCCAAGGAGGTGATCGGAAGCTTAGGCGGCGGCTCCCCAGATTGCAAAAAGTTTGAGTGCCAATATTGTTTCAAGGAATTCGCAAACTCACAGGCATTGGGTGGTCATCAAAATGCACACAAGaaggagaggatgaagaagaagaggctGCAGCTTCAAGCCAGGAAGTCCAGCATCAACTGTTACCTTCAACCTCTCCAAAACAACCATGGTTTTGCTAATTCCAACGGCGCCGTTCCGTGGTTTTATAGCCCCTCATCTTATACAACTCCTGAGTTTTCACACTATGATGAATCTCAGATTTGCTTCAATCCCTTTGATCAAGATAATGGGTCCCTCTCCCAGTCCCAGTTATCAAAGTGGCATAATACCCTGCCACCCAACATCTCTTTCCAACAAGACACGTGTAGCTTCACTCTAACACAAACCGACGTCGGATCGGCAGAGATCAATAGGCCTGTTATCTTCAAACCTTCCCCATGCTTGCCTGCTTCCAAGCAAAGCTGTAAATCTTTGGATTTGCAATTAGGCCTCAACATGCAAGCAAATATACGAAGCTCCTCTAGAAGTGGCGTGTAACATATTTCTCCAAGTGGCAGCTTATTTAGATTCTTTTAGAATTTCAAGAAGTGGAAATGAAATcgtttgaaaatttttagatTCATGGCTGGTAATCTCAACAGCATGCAACTGCCAATGATAATGCAAATGCCATGAATATTAATTACACCACGACATACGAATCGGTTCAGGCTGGAGGAAAAGTAGCGAGACAGTAATTTAATTAAACCAATTAGCAGGCAAGCCAGGATGCCTCactttctttgttttaatttgcTGAGATCTTTCAGTACTGTATACTGTATTATTAGAGGCTTAGAACTGATTGATGAAAAGCTAGCTCCTGTTCTTCTATATAAACAAAACCTGGAATATTTAAGCACTTTTTCATCCAAACCAGATATTGGCTCTATTAAACTGGCATATGTCCACAATTTCACGTTAAAAATATATGGGAGAATCACATGGATTTTGAATAGATGGATTAAGATTTCTTCTAAACTATAGCcgggctgaaaaaaaaaattcgtcttCCCCTTATTGATATTGATTAGGGCTAAATGACAGAAAGGAACCAAAAAgacaatttaaaagaaaacttcattgattagaaaaaaaaaaaagaaaacttcattgaaagcaaataattaataatatattgttCGATTTGGTTGCAACCATGTGTTTCTTGGTGAGTTGCCTCATCATGAACCTAGCCAGGGCTGGCTTGATATATTTTGAGGCATAGGAAGGCAGGTTTAAGTGAGACTATTTTTCTTATatgtaaatattaattaaataatatttattttaatattgatattatatttttatttaaaaaatattcttctccctttttgggatgcaaaattactaactaagtttttatatttaaaactTTTCGTATTATTCTCATTATTCAATTTAGATTGATGTTGGAGCACATTGGaaacacatatttttcttcttttattgacaatttaattgaaattgaggtTCCCACCTTGAAAAAAGTTATGCACTTTAGACTTtcataaatgtgaaaatgaaaaagtaaacaaatgaacatttcaataatttattatacaattattaatt
This window encodes:
- the LOC132179470 gene encoding zinc finger protein 5, translating into MAKAESNLLSSTWDGENGYSAGSCAEKRLKLFGFELNPYKNIDESNVKVFAERDESVNSSSTTVSSGSREKTKPSKEVIGSLGGGSPDCKKFECQYCFKEFANSQALGGHQNAHKKERMKKKRLQLQARKSSINCYLQPLQNNHGFANSNGAVPWFYSPSSYTTPEFSHYDESQICFNPFDQDNGSLSQSQLSKWHNTLPPNISFQQDTCSFTLTQTDVGSAEINRPVIFKPSPCLPASKQSCKSLDLQLGLNMQANIRSSSRSGV